In Verrucomicrobiota bacterium, one genomic interval encodes:
- a CDS encoding NPCBM/NEW2 domain-containing protein has product MTQLGYVLLLVLMCVAATLLPSAGTALTTEDPAAPAGAVRAPHQYVYIVYLNPADRECLPDYQERLDRVMTVVQTWYSDEMVRNGFGPMTFPLERDEDGRLVIHVVNSSRIYVKGEEITSDDKRDVRVKPALLKEGIDIDQEHIIIFDNSIFVEKRDDGFSYDSSSAYCGLGDHRSGTAWVTDAELLDPLNLDKKEPMIYDGGTRPYTLGGYNVTYLGGVAHEFGHALGLPHNMETDEEREALGIALMGSGNYHLFGERAGMEKGAFLSKAHATILASHPLFRRDTTDIDVRATCKWHELEFASGDGEYVVSGRVESTPPAYAVIAYHDLTRHRLDYDATSWVGTVDKDGRFEVRVGALKPGLYELRLKCYSVNGDKRELAYKFELDDTFKLPVDALRRRTLYEAYAKPAIEANDLEALLAAIAKLKGVEDIYLRRAQAYSRAMTRKPTELRKLSNLDDGVREVVLSSVEWESASVGWDRPKVDHIDDFTPLESGKQFYDFGLYAHADSSYVYNLDGKWKRFTAACGLQNEVEGSVVFAVKCDGKEVFRSHLIENWTEVPVDLDVTGIKKLELIATDGGNGKWADCSIWFGPTLSR; this is encoded by the coding sequence GTGACGCAACTAGGGTATGTGCTTCTTCTGGTCCTGATGTGCGTCGCCGCGACGCTGCTTCCGAGTGCCGGCACGGCGCTCACGACAGAGGATCCGGCTGCGCCGGCCGGAGCGGTCAGAGCACCGCATCAGTACGTTTACATCGTCTACCTCAATCCGGCCGATCGAGAGTGCCTGCCCGACTATCAGGAGCGGCTCGACCGGGTTATGACCGTGGTTCAGACGTGGTACAGCGACGAGATGGTGCGCAACGGCTTCGGGCCGATGACGTTTCCACTCGAGCGCGACGAGGACGGCCGTCTCGTCATTCACGTTGTGAACAGCAGCCGCATCTACGTCAAGGGTGAGGAGATCACCAGTGACGACAAGCGCGACGTACGGGTCAAACCGGCACTCCTCAAGGAAGGCATCGACATCGACCAGGAGCACATCATCATTTTCGACAACTCCATCTTCGTCGAGAAGCGCGACGACGGCTTCTCTTACGACAGCTCGTCGGCTTACTGCGGCCTTGGCGATCACCGTAGCGGCACGGCGTGGGTCACTGATGCCGAGCTGCTTGACCCGCTCAACCTGGACAAGAAGGAGCCGATGATCTACGACGGCGGCACCCGTCCGTACACGCTTGGCGGCTACAACGTGACCTACCTCGGCGGGGTCGCCCACGAGTTCGGCCACGCCCTCGGCCTGCCGCACAACATGGAGACCGACGAGGAGCGCGAGGCGCTGGGTATCGCGCTTATGGGCAGCGGCAACTACCACTTGTTCGGCGAGCGCGCCGGCATGGAGAAGGGTGCGTTCCTGTCGAAGGCGCACGCGACAATCCTCGCGTCGCACCCGCTATTCCGGCGCGACACGACCGACATTGATGTCCGGGCCACGTGCAAGTGGCACGAACTCGAGTTCGCCTCGGGCGACGGCGAGTACGTCGTGAGCGGCCGCGTCGAGTCGACGCCGCCTGCCTATGCCGTCATCGCCTACCACGATCTGACTCGCCACCGGCTCGATTACGATGCGACGAGCTGGGTCGGCACGGTCGACAAGGACGGGCGGTTCGAGGTCCGCGTCGGCGCACTCAAGCCGGGCCTCTACGAGTTGCGGCTCAAGTGCTACTCCGTCAACGGCGACAAGCGAGAGCTTGCCTACAAATTCGAGCTCGACGACACCTTCAAGCTCCCCGTCGACGCGCTCAGACGCCGCACGCTTTACGAGGCCTACGCGAAGCCAGCCATCGAGGCCAACGACCTCGAGGCGCTGCTCGCCGCCATCGCGAAGCTCAAGGGCGTTGAGGACATCTACCTCCGCCGCGCCCAAGCCTACTCCCGCGCCATGACGCGCAAGCCGACGGAACTGCGCAAGCTCAGCAACCTCGACGACGGCGTGCGCGAAGTGGTGCTTTCGTCTGTCGAGTGGGAATCGGCCAGTGTCGGCTGGGATAGGCCGAAGGTCGATCATATCGACGATTTCACACCGCTCGAATCGGGCAAGCAGTTCTATGACTTCGGCCTGTATGCACATGCCGATTCGAGCTACGTCTACAATCTCGACGGCAAGTGGAAGCGGTTCACCGCCGCGTGCGGGCTCCAGAACGAGGTCGAGGGCTCGGTGGTCTTCGCCGTCAAGTGCGACGGTAAGGAGGTGTTCCGCTCGCATCTGATCGAGAACTGGACCGAAGTCCCCGTTGACCTTGACGTGACCGGCATCAAGAAGCTCGAGCTCATCGCCACCGATGGGGGCAACGGCAAGTGGGCCGATTGCTCCATCTGGTTCGGGCCCACGCTCTCGCGCTAG
- a CDS encoding NPCBM/NEW2 domain-containing protein, translated as MTQRMLTRLIVGGCVAVVLMVCGEFALAAAGGDDAAAAPAKVRTPHEFVYIVYLNPADRECLPNYQERLDRVMTTIQTWYRDEMVRNGFGAMTFPLERDEDGKLVIHVVRGTRAYAQGEEITTGEMRDVQVKPALLKEGIDVDQEHIIILANGAYVTENDNGDKLVYSSSHYVGSGNHRSGAAWVTDYEFLDPLNLEKKEPAVFDGGTRRYTLGHYMVTYIGGIAHEFGHALGLPHNMETEAQFEELGYTLMGSGNYHFLAKRAGDEKESYLSKAHATILSSHPLFRRDTTDIDVRPVCKWHDIEFASGDGEYVVSGRVESVPRAYAVVAYHDLTRHAVDYDATSWVGTVGDDGRFEVRVGALKPGVYELRLKCYFVNGDKCELSYQFPLDDTFQLPVEDLKRQTLCELYVKPAIEARDPDALLLAINSLKTVDDIYTRRAQAYHRLMTRERTRPQPLGALGDDVREVQLSTAGWESASVGWERPMRDRIPDGAPLESGKQFYEFGLYAHADSSYVYNLEGKWERFTAVCGLQNEVEGSVVFAVKCDGKEVFRSDLINDWTEVPVDLDVTGVRKLELIATDGGDGKWADCSVWFAPTVTR; from the coding sequence ATGACTCAGAGAATGCTCACACGCCTGATCGTGGGTGGCTGCGTTGCTGTCGTGCTAATGGTGTGCGGCGAGTTCGCGCTCGCAGCGGCCGGCGGGGATGACGCGGCCGCGGCGCCCGCCAAGGTCAGAACGCCGCACGAGTTTGTCTACATTGTCTACCTCAACCCGGCCGACCGCGAGTGCCTGCCGAACTACCAGGAGCGGCTCGACCGCGTCATGACGACGATCCAGACGTGGTATCGCGACGAGATGGTGCGCAACGGCTTCGGCGCGATGACCTTCCCGCTCGAGCGTGACGAGGACGGCAAGCTCGTTATCCACGTCGTCAGAGGTACCCGGGCCTACGCCCAAGGCGAGGAGATCACGACCGGCGAGATGCGCGACGTGCAGGTCAAGCCGGCGCTCCTCAAAGAGGGCATCGACGTCGACCAGGAGCACATCATCATCCTCGCCAACGGCGCGTACGTGACCGAGAACGACAACGGCGATAAGCTCGTTTACAGCTCGTCGCACTATGTCGGCAGTGGCAACCATAGGAGCGGAGCAGCGTGGGTGACCGACTACGAGTTTCTCGATCCGCTCAATCTCGAGAAAAAGGAGCCGGCGGTCTTCGACGGCGGCACGCGCCGCTACACGCTCGGCCACTATATGGTCACCTACATTGGCGGGATCGCCCACGAGTTCGGCCATGCGCTCGGTCTGCCGCATAACATGGAGACCGAGGCGCAGTTCGAGGAACTCGGCTACACGCTCATGGGCAGCGGCAACTACCATTTCCTTGCCAAACGTGCGGGCGATGAGAAGGAGTCCTACCTGAGCAAGGCGCACGCGACGATCCTCTCATCGCACCCGCTGTTCAGGCGCGACACGACTGACATTGACGTGAGGCCCGTGTGCAAGTGGCACGACATCGAATTCGCGTCAGGCGACGGCGAGTACGTCGTCAGCGGCCGCGTCGAATCGGTACCGCGCGCTTACGCTGTGGTCGCCTACCACGACCTGACGCGCCACGCCGTTGACTACGATGCGACGAGTTGGGTCGGCACGGTCGGTGACGACGGGCGGTTCGAGGTCCGTGTTGGCGCGCTCAAGCCGGGCGTCTACGAGTTGCGGCTCAAGTGCTACTTCGTCAACGGGGATAAATGCGAACTCAGCTATCAGTTCCCGCTCGACGATACGTTCCAGCTCCCCGTCGAAGACCTGAAGCGCCAGACACTTTGCGAGCTCTATGTGAAGCCGGCCATCGAGGCGCGCGATCCTGACGCGCTGCTTCTCGCGATCAACTCGCTCAAGACGGTCGACGACATTTACACCCGCCGTGCCCAGGCCTACCACCGTCTTATGACGCGCGAACGGACAAGGCCACAGCCGCTCGGCGCGCTCGGCGACGACGTGCGCGAGGTGCAGCTCTCGACAGCGGGGTGGGAATCAGCGAGCGTTGGCTGGGAGCGTCCCATGCGCGACCGCATTCCGGACGGCGCGCCACTCGAGTCCGGCAAGCAGTTCTATGAGTTCGGCTTGTACGCCCACGCCGATTCGAGCTACGTCTACAATCTGGAAGGCAAATGGGAACGCTTCACCGCCGTCTGCGGGCTCCAGAACGAAGTCGAGGGCTCGGTGGTCTTCGCTGTCAAGTGCGACGGCAAGGAAGTATTCCGCTCCGATCTGATTAACGACTGGACCGAAGTCCCCGTTGACCTTGACGTGACCGGTGTCAGGAAGCTCGAACTGATTGCCACCGACGGCGGCGACGGTAAGTGGGCTGACTGCTCCGTCTGGTTTGCACCAACGGTGACACGATAG
- a CDS encoding IS5 family transposase: MRGGDSNQGAMFSYVSLEDRVPADHPLRVVRRLVDGALHELSPRFAAMYSDEGRPSIAPERLLRALLLQAFYTVRSERQLVQQLDYNLLFRWFVGLGIDDEVWNASTFSKNRERLLRSDIAAGFLAAVLRQACAEGLLSAEHFTVDGTLVEAWASFKSFQPKADAGASDNSQGRHPSSDSTRGGRNEEVNFHGQRRANDTHASKTDPEARLYRKGQGKEAKLSYMGHVLMENRNGLVVDTRLTTACGTAERDAAIEMIAEVPGTHRISVGADKAYDSQGFVDTIRVVGAVPHVAQNDTRRRSSIDARTTRHVGYRISQRVRKRVEEIFGWIKTIGGLRKTRHKGTRRVGWMWTFVAAAYNLIRIRNLLTAVAP, translated from the coding sequence ATGCGCGGCGGTGACAGCAATCAAGGCGCGATGTTTTCTTATGTAAGTCTTGAGGATCGGGTACCGGCCGATCATCCATTGCGCGTGGTGCGTCGGCTTGTTGACGGCGCGCTCCACGAGCTGTCGCCGCGGTTCGCGGCGATGTATTCGGACGAGGGGCGCCCCTCGATCGCACCCGAGCGTCTGCTGCGCGCGTTGCTGCTGCAGGCGTTCTACACGGTGCGCAGCGAACGGCAGCTGGTCCAGCAACTCGACTATAATCTGTTGTTTCGCTGGTTTGTCGGGCTCGGCATCGATGACGAGGTCTGGAATGCCTCGACGTTTTCGAAGAACCGGGAGCGGCTTCTCCGGTCCGATATCGCCGCCGGGTTCCTTGCCGCCGTGCTCAGGCAGGCGTGTGCCGAAGGGTTGCTGTCGGCCGAGCATTTCACTGTTGACGGCACGCTGGTCGAGGCGTGGGCCTCCTTCAAGAGCTTTCAACCCAAGGCCGATGCCGGAGCGTCCGACAACTCGCAAGGCCGCCACCCCTCCTCGGACAGCACGCGAGGCGGGCGCAACGAGGAGGTCAACTTCCACGGCCAGCGGCGGGCCAACGACACGCATGCCTCGAAGACGGACCCCGAGGCGCGTCTGTATCGCAAGGGCCAAGGCAAAGAGGCCAAGCTGTCCTACATGGGGCACGTGCTGATGGAGAATCGCAATGGCCTGGTGGTCGATACCAGGTTGACCACGGCGTGCGGCACGGCCGAACGCGACGCGGCCATCGAGATGATCGCCGAGGTGCCGGGCACGCATCGCATCAGCGTCGGGGCCGACAAGGCCTATGACAGCCAGGGCTTTGTCGATACGATCCGCGTGGTGGGTGCCGTCCCGCACGTGGCGCAAAACGACACGCGACGCCGCTCGAGCATCGACGCGCGCACGACGCGCCACGTCGGGTATCGCATTAGCCAGCGCGTGCGCAAGCGCGTCGAGGAGATCTTCGGCTGGATCAAGACCATCGGCGGGCTGCGAAAAACAAGACACAAAGGCACGAGGCGCGTCGGCTGGATGTGGACGTTCGTTGCGGCGGCCTACAACCTGATCCGAATACGCAACCTGTTGACGGCTGTGGCACCGTAA